A genomic segment from Pseudomonas sp. S09G 359 encodes:
- a CDS encoding NAD(P)/FAD-dependent oxidoreductase, which translates to MNLPLIIVGAGHAGGRAALTLREEGYSGRLILIGDEPHLPYERPPLSKGLLQGSMDLAGCSLCDSARLAELGIEHIAGNAVSQLDPPQHRLQLADGQWLGYAGLLLATGGRARRLSQEQANVLYLRTHDEALALKSALRPGARLVVVGGGFIGLEVAATARSLGCAVTLLEAGPRLAGRVLPAAISDALLTLHREQGVDVRLNAALECIHEGAVQLIDGERLPCDLVVVGIGMQPNLELAQAAGLDTGQGIRVDAQLRTSVADIFAAGDVCEFRLGGVYQRQETWRNAEAQGRHAALNLLGRELPFEALPGFWSDQYDWGLQTVGVITALTVSRILPGGGLLLFYLDAEHRLQGACGWAPGNSVAKDIKLCERLISAAIALPIASLGDPELSLKHLLRG; encoded by the coding sequence ATAGCGGGCGGCTGATCCTGATCGGCGATGAACCGCACTTGCCCTATGAGCGGCCGCCACTGTCCAAGGGCCTGTTGCAGGGCAGCATGGACCTGGCCGGGTGCAGCCTGTGCGACAGCGCGCGGCTGGCCGAGTTGGGCATCGAGCATATCGCCGGCAACGCGGTCAGCCAGTTGGACCCGCCGCAGCATCGCCTGCAATTGGCCGATGGCCAGTGGCTTGGCTATGCCGGTCTGCTGCTGGCCACCGGCGGCAGGGCGCGGCGCCTGAGCCAGGAACAGGCGAATGTGCTGTACCTGCGCACCCACGATGAAGCGTTGGCACTGAAAAGCGCGTTACGCCCTGGCGCGCGGCTGGTGGTTGTCGGCGGCGGATTTATTGGTCTGGAAGTGGCGGCCACCGCGCGCAGCCTCGGCTGTGCCGTCACCCTGCTGGAAGCCGGGCCACGCCTGGCGGGCCGGGTGCTGCCGGCGGCCATCAGTGACGCGCTGCTGACCCTGCACCGTGAGCAAGGCGTGGACGTGCGCTTGAACGCGGCGCTGGAATGCATCCACGAAGGCGCCGTGCAGTTGATCGACGGCGAACGTTTGCCCTGCGACCTGGTGGTGGTCGGCATCGGTATGCAACCCAACCTCGAACTGGCCCAGGCGGCGGGGTTGGACACCGGGCAGGGCATCCGCGTGGACGCGCAACTGCGCACCAGCGTGGCGGATATTTTTGCCGCGGGGGATGTGTGCGAGTTTCGCCTGGGCGGTGTGTATCAGCGCCAGGAAACCTGGCGCAATGCCGAGGCCCAGGGCCGTCACGCCGCACTGAACCTGTTAGGGCGCGAATTGCCGTTCGAGGCGCTCCCCGGCTTCTGGTCCGACCAATACGACTGGGGCTTGCAGACCGTCGGCGTGATCACTGCGCTGACCGTCAGCCGCATTCTGCCCGGCGGCGGCCTGCTGCTGTTCTACCTCGACGCCGAACACCGCCTGCAAGGCGCCTGCGGCTGGGCCCCGGGCAACAGCGTGGCCAAGGACATCAAACTCTGCGAACGGCTGATCAGCGCTGCCATCGCGCTGCCAATCGCCAGCCTGGGCGACCCCGAGCTGTCCCTCAAACACCTGCTGCGAGGCTGA
- a CDS encoding sugar phosphate isomerase/epimerase has product MRQFLVFQSLWAMQTEPGPLEAQLERIAAAGFDGITDHYWKPAEVSRLHAAAQAHGLQIEGQLFPQTVDDLAAALDVISRYGCHHLTLQADVRPRTQAEAARLIEGWQRLAEQVDFPVLLETHRYRLTNDLLFTLDLLAQMPDLKLLADLSHYVVGRELPQPAAAEDDAQIRTILRHSWGFHGRVASSEQVQVSLEFPQHQAWVERFTGWWRYGIQDWLTRADAAQSLSFTCELGPPPYAITGPDGREISDRWAEALKLQALIRNVWQASQK; this is encoded by the coding sequence ATGCGCCAATTCCTGGTGTTCCAATCCCTGTGGGCCATGCAGACCGAGCCCGGCCCCCTCGAAGCGCAACTTGAGCGCATCGCCGCCGCCGGCTTTGACGGCATCACCGACCATTACTGGAAACCCGCCGAGGTGTCACGGCTGCATGCCGCCGCCCAGGCCCACGGCTTGCAGATCGAAGGCCAGCTGTTTCCGCAGACGGTGGACGACCTCGCCGCGGCGCTGGATGTGATCAGCCGCTATGGCTGCCACCACCTGACCCTGCAAGCCGATGTGCGCCCGCGCACCCAGGCCGAGGCCGCCCGGCTGATCGAGGGCTGGCAACGGCTGGCCGAGCAGGTGGACTTCCCGGTCCTGCTGGAAACCCACCGTTACCGTCTGACCAACGACCTGTTGTTCACCCTCGATTTGCTGGCGCAGATGCCGGACCTGAAACTGCTGGCCGACCTGTCCCACTACGTGGTCGGCCGCGAGTTGCCGCAGCCCGCTGCCGCCGAGGACGATGCGCAGATCCGCACGATCCTGCGCCACAGCTGGGGCTTCCACGGCCGCGTGGCCAGCAGCGAGCAGGTGCAAGTCTCGCTGGAGTTTCCCCAGCACCAGGCCTGGGTCGAGCGCTTTACCGGCTGGTGGCGCTACGGCATCCAGGACTGGCTGACCCGCGCCGACGCCGCGCAGAGCCTGTCGTTCACCTGCGAACTGGGCCCGCCACCCTACGCCATCACCGGCCCGGATGGCCGCGAGATCAGTGATCGCTGGGCCGAAGCCTTGAAGCTGCAGGCGTTGATTCGCAACGTGTGGCAGGCGTCGCAGAAGTGA
- a CDS encoding undecaprenyl-diphosphate phosphatase gives MTTVCSAGLDVGFASLDYLQIFILGVIQGITELLPVSSTAHMRVVPALLGWQDPGSAFSAAMQLAALAAVVSYFWRDVRQVTTGSIGAVRRGDYNDPWFKLAVAIMLATVPICIAGLALSSTLNACNSPLRGLMVIGISCVVMAVLLAVAELRARHTRDMGQMRLRDALIVGIAQIGALIPGVSRSGSTLTAALFLNFKREEAARFSFLLGLPAIALAGLKELWVLLHTDLPAHAWPHLLFGLVVASVSAFFAIWGLMKFLERFSTWPFVIYRALLGVFLIVAVSTGLLS, from the coding sequence TTGACCACCGTCTGTTCCGCCGGCCTGGATGTGGGCTTTGCCTCCCTGGATTATCTGCAGATTTTTATCCTGGGCGTGATCCAGGGCATTACCGAGCTGTTGCCGGTGTCGTCCACCGCCCATATGCGTGTGGTACCCGCCCTGCTCGGCTGGCAGGACCCCGGCTCGGCGTTTTCCGCGGCGATGCAGTTGGCGGCCTTGGCGGCGGTGGTCAGTTACTTCTGGCGGGATGTGCGCCAAGTGACCACGGGCAGCATCGGCGCGGTGCGCCGGGGTGACTACAACGACCCCTGGTTCAAGCTGGCCGTGGCCATCATGCTGGCGACCGTACCGATCTGCATCGCCGGCCTGGCCCTGTCCTCCACTTTGAACGCCTGCAACTCGCCGTTGCGCGGCCTGATGGTGATCGGCATTTCCTGCGTGGTGATGGCGGTGCTGCTGGCCGTGGCCGAGCTGCGCGCCCGGCATACGCGGGACATGGGCCAGATGCGCCTGCGTGATGCGTTGATCGTCGGCATTGCGCAGATCGGCGCGTTGATTCCGGGCGTATCGCGTTCCGGCTCGACGCTGACGGCGGCGCTGTTTCTCAACTTCAAACGCGAAGAGGCCGCGCGCTTTTCATTCCTGCTGGGTTTGCCGGCCATCGCTCTCGCCGGCTTGAAAGAGCTGTGGGTGCTGCTGCACACCGACCTGCCCGCCCACGCCTGGCCGCATCTGTTGTTTGGCCTGGTGGTGGCGAGCGTCTCGGCGTTTTTTGCGATTTGGGGCTTGATGAAGTTCCTGGAGCGTTTCTCCACCTGGCCGTTCGTGATCTACCGCGCGCTGCTGGGGGTGTTCCTGATTGTGGCAGTCAGCACCGGGTTGTTGAGCTGA
- a CDS encoding GNAT family N-acetyltransferase: MPETTVELIQTGPEDAELIRNLYQYYAYESSDWEQEDVEADGRFYIHDEHLNRYWQDPHWSANLLLVDGYIAGFLLIEESELPGINALELADLFILKRYRRKGIGRAIATQVLCSGEADWLVRFYDQDEASQAFWRTVLDNLPRPVQALELDDDAQLVTYLITRVALH; this comes from the coding sequence ATGCCTGAAACCACCGTCGAATTGATCCAGACCGGCCCCGAAGACGCCGAACTGATCCGCAATCTCTACCAGTACTACGCCTACGAGTCCTCGGACTGGGAACAGGAGGATGTCGAGGCGGACGGCCGTTTCTACATCCACGACGAGCACCTGAACCGCTACTGGCAAGACCCGCACTGGAGCGCCAACCTGTTGCTGGTCGACGGCTATATCGCCGGCTTCCTGTTGATCGAAGAGAGTGAGTTGCCGGGGATCAATGCCCTGGAGCTGGCCGACCTGTTTATCCTCAAGCGCTACCGGCGCAAAGGCATCGGCCGCGCTATCGCCACCCAGGTGCTGTGCAGCGGCGAGGCCGATTGGCTGGTGCGTTTCTATGACCAGGACGAAGCGTCCCAGGCGTTCTGGCGCACGGTGCTGGATAACCTGCCGCGCCCGGTGCAGGCGCTGGAGTTGGACGACGATGCGCAGCTGGTGACTTACCTGATCACGCGGGTGGCGCTGCATTAA